One Dreissena polymorpha isolate Duluth1 chromosome 9, UMN_Dpol_1.0, whole genome shotgun sequence genomic window carries:
- the LOC127843883 gene encoding uncharacterized protein LOC127843883 isoform X3 has translation MPVMENMELKELSNETQTCLFMDTSVTILLTPVCLFTLLGIVTYLSYTFFWERCKVHNLGRVHTTTVIKTDTLFLSRVTKSSETNLALLIEETKANRRAIEDAEIDIKINQQDCCNEMIAQFKDHINKTKYTDTDNKTAAGQDEYVAKCQELIERTKRLYGDNLNQVTISPLNDYKHEKLGNVYMPPKIVHMCEDNGVFKKTERHVTQYKDVFFKDDKVNPRIFLQGEAGSGKTTFLAKLALEWCRESHVSSASDNSSLFFNDVDVVQSFVFVFYITLRNSVKQFDVYTLIKEQIIDSIYSSQEDREQAYRLLNEIMKRERCLVLLDGLDEWTGPGDHHNLPTLVLEQSQCVLLFSTRPWKLTVVKNMHLDRYTSVHLEGINKPFEFSRIILSRLVDKDELELKYSAFEQYIEKQELGELLSSPMMLSAIVCSYAEGIEFKGSKCEIYTLLVENLFKKANSNTCTFQQSPFPCFIRTEYIQPNLEQLDRLAKMAFHLLFVNDKENSIMFKITELKKFKIAEYKDFALKSRNFIGTTNCLCTAIIVIIYVYPLEHAGIPCCLSYRPQYESY, from the exons ATGCCGGTGATGGAAAATATGGAATTAAAAGAACTTTCAAATGAAACACAGACGTGTCTTTTCATGGATACGTCTGTTACCATCTTATTAACTCCAGTTTGTTTATTCACATTATTAggtattgtaacatatttatctTACACTTTTTTCTGGGAACGTTGCAAGGTACACAATTTAGGAAGAGTGCACACCACTACTGTAATTAAGACAGATACATTATTTTTGAGTAGAGTAACAAAGTCGTCTGAAACAAATCTAGCCTTGCTCATTGAGGAAACAAAAGCTAATCGACGTGCTATCGAAGAtgcagaaatagatataaaaatcAATCAGCAAGATTGTTGTAATGAGATGATTGCACAATTTAAGGATCATATTAACAAGACAAAATACACCGACACCGATAACAAAACGGCGGCAGGACAAGATGAGTACGTTGCAAAATGCCAGG AACTGATCGAACGTACGAAGAGGCTTTACGGAGACAACTTAAATCAAGTAACCATATCCCCATTGAATGACTACAAACATGAAAAATTAGGCAATGTCTATATGCCGCCAAAAATTGTTCACATGTGCGAGGACAATGGTGTGTTTAAGAAAACAGAAAGACATGTTACACAGTACAAGGATGTGTTTTTCAAAGATGACAAAGTTAACCCACGAATATTTCTTCAAGGAGAGGCGGGGTCTGGAAAGACAACATTTTTAGCAAAGTTGGCCCTAGAATGGTGTAGAGAATCACATGTTTCTAGTGCATCGGATAACAGCTCACTTTTCTTTAATGATGTCGACGTTGTGCAAAGCTTTGTGTTCGTTTTCTATATTACATTGAGAAATTCGGTAAAACAATTCGACGTATATACATTGATTAAAGAGCAAATAATAGACTCTATATACTCCTCACAGGAAGACCGTGAGCAGGCTTACAGACTATTGAATGAGATCATGAAACGTGAACGTTGCTTGGTACTACTTGATGGTCTAGATGAGTGGACCGGACCTGGAGATCATCACAACCTACCGACATTGGTACTAGAACAGAGCCAATGTGTGCTGTTATTTTCAACACGACCTTGGAAATTGACTGTAGTTAAAAATATGCATTTGGACAGATACACATCCGTGCATCTGGAAGGAATAAACAAGCCGTTTGAGTTCAGCAGAATAATCCTGAGCCGCTTGGTAGATAAGGATGAGCTTGAATTAAAATACTCAGCATTTGAGCAGTACATAGAGAAACAAGAGCTCGGCGAATTACTGTCATCTCCAATGATGCTCTCTGCCATTGTTTGTTCATATGCAGAGGGAATAGAATTCAAAGGCTCAAAGTGTGAAATATACACCCTTTTAGTGGAAAATCTTTTTAAGAAAGCCAACAGTAACACGTGTACATTCCAACAGTCCCCCTTTCCGTGCTTCATACGGACTGAATACATACAGCCAAATTTGGAACAACTGGATCGTCTTGCTAAAATGGCctttcatttgttgtttgttaATGATAAGGAAAATTCAATAATGTTCAAAATTACAGAATTAAAGAAATTCAAGATTGCTGAATACAAGGATTTTGCATTAAAATCCAGGAATTTTATCGGCACAACAAACTGCCTCTGCACTGCGATCATCGTCATCATTTATGTTTATCCACTTGAGCATGCAGGAATTCCTTGCTGCTTATCATATCGCCCGCAATACGAATCTTATTGA